One window of Bos indicus isolate NIAB-ARS_2022 breed Sahiwal x Tharparkar chromosome 18, NIAB-ARS_B.indTharparkar_mat_pri_1.0, whole genome shotgun sequence genomic DNA carries:
- the CADM4 gene encoding cell adhesion molecule 4 isoform X1 produces MGRARRFQWPLLLLWAAAAGPGAGQEVQTENVTVAEGGVAEITCRLHQYDGSIVVIQNPARQTLFFNGTRALKDERFQLEEFSPRRVRIRLSDARLEDEGGYFCQLYTEDTHHQIATLTVLVAPENPIVEVREQAVEGGEVELSCLVPRSRPAAVLRWYRDRKELKGVTSGQENGKVWSVASTVRFRVDRKDDGGIVTCEAQNQALPSGHSKQTQYVLDVQYSPTARIHASQAVVREGDTLVLTCAVTGNPRPNQIRWNRGNESLPERAEAVGETLTLPGLVSADNGTYTCEASNKHGHARALYVLVVYDPGAVVEAQTSVPYAIVGGILALLVFLIICVLVGMVWCSVRQKGSYLTHEASGLDEQGEAREAFLNGSDGHKRKEEFFI; encoded by the exons aTGGGCCGGGCCCGGCGCTTCCAgtggccgctgctgctgctgtgggcgGCCGCGGCGGGGCCAG GGGCAGGACAGGAAGTACAGACGGAGAATGTGACAGTGGCTGAGGGTGGGGTGGCCGAAATAACCTGCCGACTGCACCAGTATGATGGATCCATAGTTGTCATTCAGAACCCCGCCCGGCAGACCCTCTTCTTCAATGGTACCCGTG CCCTGAAGGATGAGCGTTTCCAGCTTGAGGAGTTCTCCCCGCGCCGGGTACGGATCCGGCTCTCAGATGCTCGCCTGGAGGACGAGGGGGGCTACTTCTGCCAGCTCTACACAGAGGACACCCACCACCAGATTGCCACGCTCACTGTACTGG TGGCCCCGGAGAATCCTATAGTGGAGGTCCGGGAACAGGCGGTGGAGGGCGGCGAGGTGGAGCTCAGCTGTCTTGTTCCACGGTCCCGCCCGGCTGCCGTCCTGCGCTGGTACCGGGACCGAAAGGAACTGAAAG GAGTGACCAGCGGCCAGGAAAATGGCAAGGTCTGGAGCGTGGCAAGCACAGTGCGGTTTCGTGTAGACCGCAAGGACGATGGCGGTATCGTCACCTGCGAGGCGCAGAACCAGGCGCTACCCTCCGGACACAGCAAGCAGACGCAGTACGTGCTGGACGTGCAGT ACTCCCCCACGGCCCGGATCCATGCCTCCCAAGCTGTGGTGAGGGAGGGAGACACATTGGTGCTGACGTGTGCTGTGACGGGGAACCCCAG GCCAAACCAGATCCGCTGGAACCGGGGTAATGAGTCTTTGCCAGAGCGGGCGGAGGCAGTCGGGGAAACGCTTACGCTGCCCGGCCTGGTATCCGCGGATAATGGCACCTACACCTGCGAGGCGTCGAACAAGCACGGCCACGCGAGGGCGCTCTATGTGCTCGTGGTCTACG ACCCTGGTGCGGTGGTAGAGGCTCAGACGTCTGTGCCCTACGCCATTGTGGGCGGCATCCTGGCGCTACTGGTGTTTCTGATCATCTGTGTGCTGGTGGGCATGGTCTGGTGCTCGGTACGGCAGAAGG GCTCCTATCTGACCCATGAGGCCAGTGGCCTGGATGAGCAGGGAGAAGCGAGAGAAGCCTTTCTCAATGGCAGCGATGGACACAAGAGGAAAGAAGAATTCTTCATctga
- the CADM4 gene encoding cell adhesion molecule 4 isoform X2 — protein sequence MGRARRFQWPLLLLWAAAAGPALKDERFQLEEFSPRRVRIRLSDARLEDEGGYFCQLYTEDTHHQIATLTVLVAPENPIVEVREQAVEGGEVELSCLVPRSRPAAVLRWYRDRKELKGVTSGQENGKVWSVASTVRFRVDRKDDGGIVTCEAQNQALPSGHSKQTQYVLDVQYSPTARIHASQAVVREGDTLVLTCAVTGNPRPNQIRWNRGNESLPERAEAVGETLTLPGLVSADNGTYTCEASNKHGHARALYVLVVYDPGAVVEAQTSVPYAIVGGILALLVFLIICVLVGMVWCSVRQKGSYLTHEASGLDEQGEAREAFLNGSDGHKRKEEFFI from the exons aTGGGCCGGGCCCGGCGCTTCCAgtggccgctgctgctgctgtgggcgGCCGCGGCGGGGCCAG CCCTGAAGGATGAGCGTTTCCAGCTTGAGGAGTTCTCCCCGCGCCGGGTACGGATCCGGCTCTCAGATGCTCGCCTGGAGGACGAGGGGGGCTACTTCTGCCAGCTCTACACAGAGGACACCCACCACCAGATTGCCACGCTCACTGTACTGG TGGCCCCGGAGAATCCTATAGTGGAGGTCCGGGAACAGGCGGTGGAGGGCGGCGAGGTGGAGCTCAGCTGTCTTGTTCCACGGTCCCGCCCGGCTGCCGTCCTGCGCTGGTACCGGGACCGAAAGGAACTGAAAG GAGTGACCAGCGGCCAGGAAAATGGCAAGGTCTGGAGCGTGGCAAGCACAGTGCGGTTTCGTGTAGACCGCAAGGACGATGGCGGTATCGTCACCTGCGAGGCGCAGAACCAGGCGCTACCCTCCGGACACAGCAAGCAGACGCAGTACGTGCTGGACGTGCAGT ACTCCCCCACGGCCCGGATCCATGCCTCCCAAGCTGTGGTGAGGGAGGGAGACACATTGGTGCTGACGTGTGCTGTGACGGGGAACCCCAG GCCAAACCAGATCCGCTGGAACCGGGGTAATGAGTCTTTGCCAGAGCGGGCGGAGGCAGTCGGGGAAACGCTTACGCTGCCCGGCCTGGTATCCGCGGATAATGGCACCTACACCTGCGAGGCGTCGAACAAGCACGGCCACGCGAGGGCGCTCTATGTGCTCGTGGTCTACG ACCCTGGTGCGGTGGTAGAGGCTCAGACGTCTGTGCCCTACGCCATTGTGGGCGGCATCCTGGCGCTACTGGTGTTTCTGATCATCTGTGTGCTGGTGGGCATGGTCTGGTGCTCGGTACGGCAGAAGG GCTCCTATCTGACCCATGAGGCCAGTGGCCTGGATGAGCAGGGAGAAGCGAGAGAAGCCTTTCTCAATGGCAGCGATGGACACAAGAGGAAAGAAGAATTCTTCATctga
- the PLAUR gene encoding urokinase plasminogen activator surface receptor isoform X3, protein MRGGRKLGRGSWGLRCLQCENTTSCSVEECTPGQDLCRTTVLSVWEGGNEMNVVRKGCTHPDKTNRSMSYRAADQIITLSETVCRSDLCNKPNPGRDATVSRNRYLECASCSSTDLSCERGWDQTMQCLKSRDQCVDVITHRSLKENPGDERHIRGCGILPGCPGPTGFHNNHTFHFLRCCNTTKCNAGSVLELQNLPPNGLQCYSCEGNGAHRCSSEETFLIDCRGPMNQCLEATGTKGLRNPSYTIRGCAAPSWCQSLHVAEAFDLTHVNVSCCTGSGCNHPARDDQPGKGGAPKTSPAHLSFFVSLLLTARLWGATLLCT, encoded by the exons CTCCTGGTCAGGACCTCTGCAGGACCACGGTCCTGAGTGTGTGGGAAG GTGGCAATGAGATGAACGTGGTGAGAAAAGGCTGTACCCATCCGGACAAGACCAACAGGTCCATGAGCTATCGGGCTGCCGATCAGATCATCACCCTTTCAGAGACCGTGTGCAGGTCAGACTTGTGCAACAAGCCCAACCCTG GCCGAGATGCTACTGTTTCCAGAAACCGCTACCTCGAATGTGCTTCCTGTTCCTCGACAGACCTCAGCTGTGAGAGGGGCTGGGACCAGACCATGCAATGCCTCAAATCTAGAGATCAGTGCGTGGATGTGATAACCCACCGGAGCCTGAAAG AGAATCCAGGCGATGAGCGCCACATCAGAGGCTGTGGCATCCTTCCTGGCTGCCCAGGCCCCACCGGATTCCACAACAACCACACCTTCCACTTCCTGCGGTGCTGCAACACCACCAAATGCAATGCAGGCTCAG TCCTGGAGCTTCAAAACCTGCCACCAAACGGCTTGCAGTGTTACAGCTGTGAGGGGAACGGCGCCCACAGGTGTTCCTCTGAAGAAACTTTCCTCATTGACTGCCGCGGCCCTATGAATCAATGTCTGGAAGCAACAGGCACTAAAG GACTGAGGAACCCAAGCTACACCATCAGAGGCTGCGCAGCCCCCTCGTGGTGCCAAAGCCTCCACGTGGCTGAAGCCTTCGACCTCACCCACGTCAACGTCTCCTGCTGTACTGGAAGTGGCTGTAACCATCCAGCCAGGGATGACCAGCCTGGCAAGGGGGGTGCCCCCAagaccagccctgcccacctcaGCTTCTTTGTCAGCCTGCTCTTGACTGCCAGACTTTGGGGAGCCACTCTCCTCTGCACTTGA